The following proteins are encoded in a genomic region of Fundidesulfovibrio putealis DSM 16056:
- a CDS encoding F0F1 ATP synthase subunit gamma: protein MPSLKDVELKIAAVKKTKQITKAMNMVASAKLRNAQSRIERFRPYADKFYEMLGSLAAGADSSIHPLLEVREEIKTSLIVLVTSDRGLCGSFNGGLITMALKLAKEKAAQGKTVKFVCMGKKGRDSIKKSDYEIVAAFADQMGSFDYTVALKLGMDVINGYINGDFDEVNLVFGKFISIPRQESTTLTILPMVADSVEGVEAAGPTQEYLYEPSVEGLLAELLPRFVNVQLYRGMLDTSASEHAARMRAMDNATRNCDDMVGTLTLVYNKARQASITRELMDIVGGTEALKG, encoded by the coding sequence ATGCCATCCCTGAAAGACGTCGAATTAAAGATCGCAGCGGTCAAGAAGACCAAGCAGATCACCAAAGCCATGAACATGGTGGCTTCGGCCAAGCTGCGTAACGCGCAGTCTCGCATCGAACGCTTCCGCCCCTACGCGGACAAGTTCTACGAGATGCTCGGCAGCCTGGCCGCGGGAGCGGATTCTTCGATCCATCCGCTTCTGGAAGTCCGTGAGGAGATCAAGACGAGTCTCATCGTCCTGGTCACTTCCGACAGGGGCCTTTGCGGCTCCTTCAACGGCGGCCTCATCACCATGGCTTTGAAGCTCGCCAAAGAAAAGGCCGCCCAGGGCAAGACGGTTAAGTTCGTCTGCATGGGCAAGAAGGGCCGCGACTCCATCAAGAAGAGCGACTACGAAATCGTGGCCGCCTTCGCGGACCAGATGGGCTCCTTCGATTACACCGTGGCCCTCAAGCTGGGCATGGACGTGATCAACGGCTATATCAATGGCGACTTCGATGAAGTGAATCTGGTCTTCGGCAAGTTCATCTCCATCCCCAGGCAGGAGTCAACCACGTTGACCATCCTGCCCATGGTCGCCGACAGCGTCGAAGGCGTCGAAGCGGCTGGGCCAACTCAGGAGTACCTCTACGAACCTTCGGTGGAAGGCCTTCTGGCCGAGCTTCTGCCCCGGTTCGTCAACGTCCAGCTCTATCGCGGCATGCTCGATACGTCGGCTTCGGAACATGCGGCACGCATGCGGGCCATGGACAACGCCACGAGGAACTGCGACGACATGGTGGGCACGCTCACCCTGGTATACAACAAGGCCAGGCAGGCGAGCATCACCAGAGAGTTGATGGACATCGTCGGCGGAACCGAAGCGCTCAAAGGATAA
- a CDS encoding TIGR00282 family metallophosphoesterase, giving the protein MKLLFLGDIVGRSGRKAVSDSLRAVRDALALDVVIANAENATGGIGLNSKGAKELLSMPLDVLTSGNHIWKHKDIFAFFQETTRLLRPANYPAGAPGSGLGIFQAKDGTPYAVLNLMGRTYMDAVDCPFQTADRLLAEIPEDVKVRVVDFHAEATSEKKAMGYYLDGRVSAVFGTHTHVQTNDPRILLKGTAALTDVGMCGPVDSIIGMEAERIVGRFLSRLPVRFEVAKGPARLEGALCEIDAATGRAVSIRPWQGG; this is encoded by the coding sequence ATAAAACTTCTATTCCTAGGCGACATCGTAGGCAGATCAGGCCGCAAGGCCGTGTCCGACTCGCTGCGCGCGGTGCGCGACGCCCTCGCCCTGGACGTGGTGATCGCCAACGCCGAGAACGCCACCGGCGGCATCGGCCTCAATTCCAAGGGAGCCAAAGAGCTCCTCTCCATGCCCCTGGACGTGCTGACCAGCGGCAACCACATCTGGAAACACAAAGACATCTTCGCCTTCTTCCAGGAGACCACGCGCCTCCTGCGCCCGGCCAACTACCCGGCCGGTGCTCCAGGAAGCGGCCTGGGGATATTCCAGGCCAAGGACGGCACGCCCTACGCGGTGCTGAACCTCATGGGCCGCACCTACATGGACGCCGTGGACTGTCCGTTCCAGACTGCGGACCGCCTGCTGGCGGAAATCCCCGAAGACGTGAAGGTGCGCGTGGTGGACTTCCACGCCGAGGCCACCTCCGAGAAGAAGGCCATGGGCTACTACCTGGACGGGCGGGTGAGCGCCGTATTCGGCACGCACACCCACGTGCAGACCAACGACCCCCGCATTCTGCTGAAAGGCACGGCTGCCCTCACTGACGTGGGCATGTGCGGGCCGGTGGATTCCATCATCGGCATGGAGGCGGAGCGCATCGTGGGCCGTTTCCTGTCGCGGCTGCCGGTACGTTTCGAGGTGGCCAAGGGGCCTGCCCGGCTGGAAGGGGCATTGTGCGAGATTGACGCTGCCACGGGACGGGCTGTAAGCATCCGCCCGTGGCAAGGAGGATAG
- the atpD gene encoding F0F1 ATP synthase subunit beta has product MSGVKGKIVQVIGAVVDLEFPEGQLPAIMNAVFLKNTNNPTAEDLVLEVAQHLGNNVVRTIAMDATDGLVRGMEGTDSGNPIMAPVGRAPLGRIINVVGLPVDEMGDVGATEFRPIHRTAPEFVELSTKVEVLETGIKVVDLLIPFPKGGKMGLFGGAGVGKTVILMEMINNIAKQHGGLSVFAGVGERTREGNDLYHEFKEAGILDKAALVYGQMNEPPGARARVALTALTVCEYFRDVEGQDVLLFIDNIFRFTQANSEVSALLGRMPSAVGYQPTLGTDLGALQERITSTTKGSITSVQAVYVPADDLTDPAPATTFSHLDGTLVLSRQIAELGIYPAVDPLDSTSRILDPLVLGVEHYGVARAVQSILQKYKDLQDIIAILGMDELSDEDKLTVARARKIQRFLSQPFFVAAQFTGKEGRYVKLEDTIKGFKEIIDGLHDELPEGAFYMVGGIEEAVSKAKEM; this is encoded by the coding sequence ATGAGCGGTGTCAAAGGCAAGATCGTACAAGTCATCGGCGCGGTGGTGGACCTCGAATTTCCCGAGGGCCAGCTTCCCGCCATCATGAACGCAGTTTTTCTGAAGAACACAAACAACCCCACTGCTGAAGACCTCGTCCTCGAAGTCGCTCAGCACCTGGGCAACAACGTCGTGCGCACCATCGCCATGGACGCCACTGACGGTCTGGTTCGCGGCATGGAAGGAACGGACTCCGGAAACCCCATCATGGCTCCGGTTGGCCGCGCCCCCCTGGGCCGCATCATCAACGTCGTGGGTCTGCCCGTGGACGAAATGGGCGATGTCGGCGCGACCGAGTTCCGCCCCATCCACCGTACCGCCCCCGAGTTCGTTGAGCTCTCCACCAAGGTCGAAGTGCTCGAAACCGGCATCAAGGTCGTTGACCTGCTCATCCCGTTCCCCAAGGGCGGCAAGATGGGCCTGTTCGGCGGCGCCGGCGTCGGCAAGACGGTTATCTTGATGGAGATGATCAACAACATCGCCAAGCAGCACGGCGGCCTCTCCGTGTTCGCGGGCGTCGGCGAGCGCACTCGTGAGGGTAACGACCTCTATCACGAGTTCAAGGAAGCCGGCATTCTGGACAAAGCCGCATTGGTTTACGGCCAGATGAACGAGCCCCCGGGAGCCCGCGCCCGCGTCGCTCTGACCGCGCTGACCGTGTGCGAGTACTTCCGTGACGTCGAAGGCCAGGACGTGTTGCTCTTCATCGACAACATCTTCCGCTTCACCCAGGCGAACTCCGAAGTGTCCGCGCTTCTTGGCCGCATGCCCTCCGCGGTGGGTTACCAGCCCACCCTGGGTACCGACCTTGGCGCTCTTCAGGAACGCATCACCTCGACCACCAAGGGTTCCATCACCTCGGTGCAGGCCGTGTACGTCCCCGCGGACGACTTGACCGACCCCGCGCCGGCCACCACGTTCTCGCACCTTGACGGAACGCTGGTTCTTTCGCGTCAGATCGCGGAACTGGGCATCTACCCTGCGGTGGACCCGCTCGACTCCACCTCCCGCATCCTGGACCCCCTGGTCCTGGGCGTGGAGCACTACGGCGTCGCCCGCGCGGTTCAGTCGATCCTTCAGAAGTACAAGGACCTGCAGGACATCATCGCCATTCTGGGCATGGACGAGCTCTCCGACGAGGACAAGCTGACGGTGGCCCGCGCCCGTAAGATCCAGCGTTTCCTCTCGCAGCCCTTCTTCGTCGCCGCCCAGTTCACCGGCAAGGAAGGCCGCTACGTGAAGCTTGAAGACACCATCAAGGGCTTCAAGGAGATCATTGACGGCTTGCACGACGAACTCCCCGAAGGCGCCTTCTACATGGTTGGCGGAATCGAGGAAGCCGTTTCCAAAGCCAAGGAGATGTAA
- a CDS encoding antibiotic biosynthesis monooxygenase family protein, producing the protein MIARTWRCLCLPEHRDGFLRHMDLTGVQECAALPGYLGHQVLERITDEMVEITLVTYWRSMEDISAFAGDDPSLARLYPGDEAYGIIPEPQVRHDVVLEQAMPAHNA; encoded by the coding sequence ATGATCGCGCGCACCTGGCGCTGCCTTTGCCTGCCTGAGCACCGGGACGGCTTCCTGCGCCACATGGACCTGACGGGCGTGCAGGAATGCGCCGCCCTGCCCGGCTACCTGGGGCATCAGGTGCTTGAACGGATCACGGACGAAATGGTGGAGATCACCCTGGTGACCTACTGGCGCTCCATGGAGGACATCTCCGCCTTTGCAGGTGACGACCCCTCCCTGGCACGGCTCTATCCGGGTGACGAGGCATACGGGATTATCCCGGAGCCGCAGGTCAGGCATGATGTGGTGCTGGAACAGGCCATGCCTGCCCACAACGCTTGA
- the rny gene encoding ribonuclease Y, with the protein MDFTVVLVGAGGVAAGAAGGWLMNKVISSKSLAESKTLAERILEEARKEAQAHKKEIILQTQDELYKQKLEHEREVKERESQLVRKESSLQEKLDKLESKLEKATQKESDILSQEKRLSVQEKLLEEKEEKLSEAAQVHERRLEEVSGMTADEARKVLMAEIESRTRHEAARMVRQIETEAKEDASKKSKEILALAIQRYAGEYVSEQTVTAVALPSEEMKGRIIGREGRNIRALEAATGVDLIIDDTPETVILSAFSPIRRQIAKMALERLITDGRIHPARIEDIVKKCEQEFDVKLRELGEQATFDVGVHGIHPEIVKLLGQLHYRTSYSQNVLQHSLEVASLCGIMASELGLDVKKAKRAGLLHDIGKAVDHEIEGPHAVIGYDLAKKYGESKDITHAIQAHHEDVPPKTVYAVLVQASDSLSGARPGARKELLSSYVKRLEDLENIATDFDGVSKAYAIQAGREIRVMVDSEAVDDDKTHLICKDIAKKIEDNMTYPGQIRVTVIRERRAIGFAK; encoded by the coding sequence ATGGACTTCACCGTCGTTCTCGTAGGCGCGGGCGGGGTCGCAGCAGGAGCTGCGGGCGGATGGCTGATGAACAAAGTCATCTCGTCCAAGTCCCTGGCGGAATCGAAAACCCTTGCCGAACGCATACTTGAAGAGGCCCGCAAAGAGGCCCAGGCACATAAGAAAGAGATCATCCTGCAAACGCAGGACGAACTCTACAAGCAGAAGCTTGAGCACGAACGCGAAGTAAAAGAACGCGAATCGCAACTGGTCCGCAAGGAATCCTCCCTCCAGGAAAAGCTCGACAAGCTCGAATCCAAGCTGGAAAAGGCGACCCAGAAAGAGTCTGACATTCTCTCCCAGGAGAAGCGTCTCTCCGTTCAGGAAAAGCTGCTGGAAGAGAAAGAGGAAAAGCTCTCCGAGGCCGCGCAGGTGCACGAGCGCCGTCTGGAGGAAGTCTCCGGCATGACCGCCGACGAGGCCCGCAAGGTCCTCATGGCCGAAATCGAGAGCCGCACCCGCCACGAAGCCGCCCGCATGGTCCGCCAGATCGAGACCGAAGCCAAGGAAGACGCCAGCAAGAAGAGCAAGGAGATCCTTGCCCTGGCCATCCAGCGTTACGCGGGCGAATATGTTTCCGAGCAGACCGTCACCGCCGTGGCCCTGCCCAGCGAAGAGATGAAGGGCCGCATCATCGGCCGCGAGGGCCGCAACATCCGCGCCCTGGAAGCCGCCACCGGCGTGGACCTGATCATCGACGACACCCCGGAGACGGTCATCCTCTCCGCCTTCTCGCCCATCCGCCGCCAGATCGCCAAGATGGCCCTGGAGCGCCTCATCACGGACGGCCGCATCCACCCCGCCCGCATCGAGGACATCGTCAAGAAGTGCGAGCAGGAATTCGACGTGAAGCTGCGCGAGCTTGGCGAGCAGGCCACCTTCGACGTGGGCGTGCACGGCATCCACCCCGAGATCGTCAAGCTCCTCGGCCAGCTGCACTACCGCACCAGCTACTCCCAGAACGTGCTCCAGCACTCCCTGGAAGTGGCCTCCCTGTGCGGGATCATGGCCTCCGAACTGGGCCTGGACGTCAAGAAGGCCAAGCGCGCTGGCCTGTTGCACGACATCGGCAAGGCCGTGGACCACGAGATCGAAGGACCCCATGCGGTCATCGGCTACGACCTGGCCAAGAAGTACGGCGAGTCCAAGGACATCACCCACGCCATCCAGGCCCACCACGAGGACGTGCCGCCCAAGACCGTGTACGCGGTGCTGGTGCAGGCCTCGGACAGCCTCTCCGGCGCACGCCCCGGCGCGCGCAAGGAGCTTCTGTCCAGCTACGTGAAGCGCCTGGAGGACCTGGAGAACATCGCCACCGATTTCGACGGCGTGTCCAAGGCTTACGCCATCCAGGCCGGACGCGAGATCCGGGTCATGGTGGACTCCGAAGCCGTGGACGACGACAAGACGCACCTGATCTGCAAGGACATCGCCAAGAAGATCGAAGACAACATGACCTACCCCGGCCAGATCCGCGTCACCGTCATCCGCGAACGCCGGGCCATCGGGTTCGCCAAGTAA
- the glmU gene encoding bifunctional UDP-N-acetylglucosamine diphosphorylase/glucosamine-1-phosphate N-acetyltransferase GlmU, with product MNKSVGAIVLAAGKGTRMYSDQPKVLRSILGEPMLGYVLDGLSGPFQDRVHVVVGFGAQSVMKAYPAYEGRFVLQEQQLGTGHALQCCWDAVKTAGYEHVLVVNGDVPLADGKDLEIFVEQALADAADLAFLTIQLDEAGSYGRIVRDAAGLARIVEAKDYDETSHGPVTGEINAGIYLLRVAAIDSVLFNLTNANRSGEFYITDLAELVGQNGGRVVAVNRGRDENLLGINNPRELVAAEESLRARIVDNLLETGVVVRQPGTVRVGPHAVIAPGAEICGPCDVLGQSSIGPRAVVEPHCWIKDSEVGAGAVIHAFSHLEKASVGPDCHAGPYARLRPGAVMMEGSRVGNFVEMKKSVLGPGAKASHLTYLGDAEIGAGANVGAGTITCNYDGTHKHKTTIGAGAFIGSNTALVAPVTVGEGALVAAGSVVTEDVPDHALAIARGRQVIKTRRKNPA from the coding sequence ATGAATAAGAGCGTTGGAGCGATCGTCCTGGCTGCCGGAAAAGGCACCCGCATGTATTCGGACCAGCCGAAGGTGCTGCGCTCCATCCTGGGCGAACCCATGTTGGGATACGTTCTGGATGGACTGAGCGGACCTTTCCAGGACCGCGTGCACGTGGTGGTGGGGTTCGGCGCGCAGAGCGTGATGAAAGCCTACCCCGCCTACGAGGGGCGGTTCGTGCTCCAGGAGCAGCAGCTGGGCACGGGGCATGCCCTGCAATGCTGCTGGGACGCCGTGAAGACTGCCGGGTACGAGCACGTGCTGGTGGTCAACGGCGACGTTCCCCTTGCTGACGGCAAGGATCTGGAAATATTCGTCGAGCAGGCCCTGGCTGACGCCGCCGATCTGGCCTTCCTGACCATCCAGCTGGACGAGGCCGGATCGTACGGACGCATCGTGCGCGACGCGGCGGGCCTTGCTCGCATCGTGGAAGCAAAAGATTACGACGAGACCTCGCATGGCCCGGTCACGGGCGAGATAAACGCGGGGATTTACCTGTTGCGCGTTGCGGCCATTGACTCGGTGCTGTTCAATCTTACCAATGCCAACAGGAGCGGCGAGTTCTACATCACCGATCTTGCGGAGCTGGTAGGGCAGAACGGCGGGCGCGTTGTGGCCGTGAACCGTGGCCGCGACGAGAACCTGCTGGGCATCAACAACCCGCGAGAGCTTGTGGCCGCCGAAGAGTCCTTGCGCGCGCGCATAGTCGATAACTTGCTGGAAACCGGAGTGGTCGTGCGCCAGCCAGGCACCGTGCGGGTCGGACCTCATGCCGTGATTGCGCCGGGTGCGGAAATATGCGGCCCGTGCGATGTCCTGGGCCAGAGTTCAATCGGCCCCCGCGCCGTGGTGGAGCCCCACTGCTGGATCAAGGACAGCGAGGTCGGCGCGGGCGCGGTCATCCACGCCTTCTCCCACCTGGAGAAGGCCTCCGTCGGGCCGGATTGCCACGCTGGCCCCTACGCGCGCCTGCGTCCCGGAGCAGTGATGATGGAAGGCTCGCGCGTTGGAAATTTCGTCGAGATGAAGAAGTCCGTGCTCGGGCCTGGAGCCAAGGCCAGCCACCTGACCTACCTGGGCGACGCCGAGATAGGGGCCGGGGCCAACGTGGGCGCTGGGACCATCACCTGCAACTACGACGGGACCCACAAGCACAAGACCACCATCGGGGCGGGGGCCTTCATCGGCTCCAACACCGCCCTGGTGGCTCCGGTGACTGTTGGCGAGGGCGCTCTGGTGGCGGCAGGGTCGGTGGTCACCGAGGATGTGCCGGACCACGCCCTGGCCATCGCGCGCGGACGCCAGGTGATAAAGACCCGCCGGAAAAACCCGGCTTGA
- a CDS encoding UbiA-like polyprenyltransferase translates to MNIRNMLERFAGRVPCCSAHTLLERVRIYAGFVKIEHSVFALPFAYVGLFLAKRGWPGFAPFLLLTVAMVAIRSYAMGVNRLVDLVYDRQNPRTQGRELVRGALSPREGWVFVGVCGLVFVLACWGMNPLCLWLSPLVLFWAGFYSLTKRFTWLCHLALGSVLGLAPVAGWLSVTPEFNLAMVLFGLGVTCWVAGFDVLYASQDAEFDRARGLNSMPVRFGVGGALSLAGLLHGGAVVLFALAGWGAALGWGYFGVLILAAGLLWVEHRLISEKDLSRITMAFFTINGVVAATLFLGVLLDLFLLK, encoded by the coding sequence ATGAACATTCGCAACATGCTGGAAAGGTTCGCGGGCAGGGTGCCCTGCTGCTCGGCGCACACGCTGCTTGAGCGCGTGAGGATCTATGCCGGGTTCGTGAAGATCGAGCATTCGGTGTTCGCGCTGCCGTTCGCCTACGTGGGCCTGTTCCTGGCCAAGCGCGGCTGGCCGGGATTCGCGCCATTCCTGCTCCTGACCGTGGCCATGGTGGCCATCCGCTCCTACGCCATGGGCGTCAACCGTCTGGTCGATCTGGTCTACGACAGGCAGAACCCCCGCACCCAGGGGCGCGAGCTGGTGCGCGGCGCGCTGAGCCCCCGCGAAGGCTGGGTGTTCGTGGGCGTGTGTGGGCTGGTGTTCGTGCTGGCCTGCTGGGGCATGAACCCGCTGTGCCTGTGGCTGTCGCCCCTGGTGCTCTTCTGGGCGGGCTTCTACAGCCTGACCAAGCGCTTCACCTGGCTGTGCCATCTGGCGCTCGGGTCCGTGCTGGGCCTGGCTCCCGTGGCCGGGTGGTTGTCGGTGACCCCGGAGTTCAATCTGGCCATGGTACTGTTCGGCCTGGGCGTCACCTGCTGGGTGGCGGGTTTTGACGTGCTCTACGCCAGCCAGGACGCCGAGTTCGACCGCGCCAGGGGGCTCAACTCCATGCCGGTGCGCTTTGGGGTCGGCGGCGCGCTCAGCCTGGCGGGCCTGCTGCACGGCGGGGCAGTGGTCCTGTTCGCCCTGGCGGGCTGGGGCGCTGCGCTTGGCTGGGGCTACTTCGGCGTGCTCATCCTGGCGGCGGGGCTTCTCTGGGTGGAGCACAGGCTCATCTCGGAGAAGGACCTGTCCCGCATCACCATGGCTTTCTTCACCATAAACGGCGTGGTGGCGGCCACGCTGTTCCTGGGCGTCCTGCTCGATCTCTTCCTGCTGAAATGA
- the zapB gene encoding cell division protein ZapB, whose product MDIIDTLEERIAQLVGRLKSLEEENKTLKALMDQENASMKEALEQERQKKDAVLSRVDQLLKKLQEEPI is encoded by the coding sequence ATGGACATCATCGACACCCTTGAAGAGCGCATTGCGCAACTGGTGGGCCGCCTGAAGTCGCTGGAAGAGGAGAACAAAACCCTCAAGGCTTTGATGGACCAGGAGAATGCCTCGATGAAAGAGGCCCTGGAACAGGAACGCCAGAAAAAGGATGCCGTGCTGTCCCGCGTGGATCAGCTCTTGAAAAAACTGCAAGAGGAGCCGATCTGA
- a CDS encoding F0F1 ATP synthase subunit epsilon, which yields MAKELRLEIVTPDRLVVSSDVEYVGAPGVLGEFGVLPGHVPFLSALGVGNLHYNKGGKTYYVFVSGGFAEVSGDKVTVLAEVAERAEEIDVERARRAQERAKERVSKQQEAIDNARATAALQRAMARMSCRNAAQSAGTCSMS from the coding sequence ATGGCCAAAGAACTTCGCCTGGAAATTGTCACGCCTGACCGGTTGGTCGTGTCCTCCGACGTGGAATACGTCGGGGCGCCCGGCGTGCTCGGCGAGTTCGGCGTGCTGCCCGGCCACGTTCCCTTTCTCTCCGCACTTGGCGTCGGCAACCTGCATTACAACAAGGGAGGCAAGACCTATTACGTCTTCGTCTCCGGCGGGTTTGCCGAGGTCAGCGGCGACAAGGTGACTGTCCTGGCCGAAGTGGCCGAACGGGCCGAGGAGATCGACGTGGAACGCGCTCGTCGCGCTCAAGAGCGTGCGAAAGAACGCGTCTCAAAACAACAAGAGGCCATCGACAACGCCAGGGCGACCGCTGCCCTCCAGCGAGCCATGGCCCGCATGAGCTGCCGCAACGCCGCCCAAAGCGCCGGAACCTGCAGCATGAGCTAG
- a CDS encoding class I SAM-dependent methyltransferase, giving the protein MAEKKVTELFGKSAAETYDERFSKTRAIKDNLHLLIRLILDGLPSQASILCVGVGTGDDIIGLADAFPAWTFTGVDPSVHMLEVCRKRLQEHSLLSRCELVHGYLDDIPEEPRFDAVLCLLVTQFVKDAAARREMFKGMSERLKPGGCLINSEISDDMDSPEFQDMAEVWKAMHRFTGASAQKAQGVIQALRDHVAVEPPSVIEGYLRESGLALPVQFFQSLLIRAWYSRKSPGADTLAGK; this is encoded by the coding sequence ATGGCGGAAAAGAAAGTCACCGAATTGTTCGGCAAGAGCGCTGCCGAAACATATGACGAACGGTTCAGTAAGACCCGCGCCATAAAAGACAATCTGCACCTGCTCATTCGTCTGATCCTGGATGGTCTGCCCTCTCAGGCGTCGATTCTGTGCGTGGGGGTCGGCACTGGGGACGACATCATCGGACTGGCCGACGCATTCCCTGCCTGGACGTTCACGGGGGTCGATCCTTCGGTGCATATGCTGGAGGTCTGCCGGAAGCGCTTGCAGGAGCATTCGCTCCTGTCGCGTTGCGAGCTCGTCCATGGGTACCTGGACGACATTCCTGAAGAACCTCGTTTCGATGCCGTGCTCTGCCTGCTGGTCACTCAGTTCGTGAAGGACGCCGCAGCGCGCCGGGAAATGTTCAAGGGAATGTCGGAGCGGCTGAAGCCCGGAGGATGCCTGATAAACTCCGAAATCAGCGACGACATGGACTCGCCCGAATTCCAGGACATGGCGGAAGTATGGAAGGCCATGCACAGGTTCACCGGAGCCTCCGCGCAGAAGGCGCAGGGCGTCATCCAGGCGTTGCGCGATCATGTGGCCGTGGAGCCGCCTTCCGTCATCGAGGGCTATCTTCGGGAAAGCGGACTCGCGCTGCCGGTTCAGTTCTTCCAGTCGCTGCTGATCAGGGCCTGGTATTCCCGCAAATCTCCGGGAGCTGACACTCTGGCGGGCAAATAG
- a CDS encoding cell division protein ZapA: MPSYNKVILGLELSFKTDAEPGRVENAKALVEERYRLLNPGGKNLSKEKVLTFVALGLADDLIMANQRLAEMEEKLDKILRKIKVPDLP; the protein is encoded by the coding sequence ATGCCGAGCTACAACAAGGTCATTCTTGGTCTTGAACTTTCCTTCAAGACCGACGCGGAACCGGGACGCGTAGAAAATGCCAAGGCGTTGGTAGAGGAACGTTACAGGTTGCTCAATCCGGGTGGAAAGAATCTGAGCAAGGAGAAGGTGCTGACGTTTGTGGCTTTGGGATTGGCGGACGACTTGATAATGGCCAACCAGAGACTTGCCGAGATGGAAGAAAAGCTCGACAAGATCCTGAGAAAGATAAAAGTGCCGGACCTCCCCTGA
- the tyrS gene encoding tyrosine--tRNA ligase, giving the protein MNVFDELKWRGLIHQTSGDEHLREHLGTQGRVMYCGFDPTARSLHIGNMVPLLALMRFARAGHKPMALLGGATGLIGDPSGKDKERQLIDPEQVAGQVQRIKAQIEKLFADNDAQIRVVNNLDWIGKLSAIELLRDVGKHFTVNYMLAKDSVKGRIDREESGISYTEFSYMILQSYDFHHLRQTMECTLQIGGGDQFGNITAGLELIRRKTGAEAYALTFPLITTASGAKFGKSEKGAIYLDPEITSPYTFYQYWVNADDRDVVNLLKYFTFLGQEEIEALAVAVAERPHLREAQKKLAQVMTTMVHGEAEMARVVKTVEFLFGKGGLDEVDVATLKAALDTAPGRQYAGKADIPDVVTLLVELGLSASKSQARKDLAAGAVTVNNVKIADGYAFPEGDFIGGELLLMRKGKKNYGVVRLG; this is encoded by the coding sequence GTGAACGTTTTCGACGAATTGAAGTGGCGCGGCCTTATCCATCAGACATCCGGCGACGAGCACCTGCGCGAGCACCTGGGGACCCAGGGCCGCGTCATGTATTGCGGCTTCGACCCCACGGCGCGCAGCCTGCACATCGGCAACATGGTGCCGCTTCTGGCGCTTATGCGTTTTGCCCGGGCCGGGCACAAGCCCATGGCGCTTTTGGGCGGGGCTACCGGCCTCATCGGCGACCCCAGCGGCAAGGACAAGGAGCGCCAGCTCATCGACCCCGAGCAGGTGGCCGGGCAGGTGCAGCGCATCAAGGCCCAGATCGAGAAGCTCTTTGCGGACAATGACGCGCAGATCCGCGTGGTGAACAACCTGGACTGGATCGGCAAGTTGTCGGCAATCGAGCTTCTGCGCGACGTGGGCAAGCACTTCACCGTGAACTACATGCTGGCCAAGGATTCCGTGAAGGGGCGCATCGACCGCGAGGAGTCGGGCATCTCCTACACCGAATTCAGCTACATGATATTGCAGTCCTACGATTTCCATCATCTGCGACAGACCATGGAGTGCACGCTCCAGATCGGCGGCGGCGACCAGTTCGGCAACATCACCGCCGGGCTCGAGCTCATCCGCCGCAAGACCGGGGCCGAGGCCTACGCCCTGACCTTCCCGCTGATCACCACGGCCAGCGGCGCCAAGTTCGGCAAGAGCGAGAAGGGTGCCATCTACCTGGACCCCGAAATCACCTCCCCCTACACGTTCTACCAGTACTGGGTGAACGCCGACGACCGGGACGTGGTCAACCTGCTGAAGTACTTCACCTTCCTGGGCCAGGAAGAGATCGAGGCCCTGGCCGTCGCCGTGGCCGAGCGCCCGCACCTGCGTGAGGCGCAGAAGAAGCTGGCCCAGGTCATGACCACCATGGTGCATGGCGAGGCCGAGATGGCCCGCGTGGTCAAGACCGTGGAGTTCCTGTTCGGCAAGGGCGGCCTGGACGAGGTGGACGTTGCCACCCTCAAGGCCGCGCTGGATACCGCCCCGGGCAGGCAGTACGCCGGGAAGGCAGACATCCCCGACGTGGTGACGCTCCTGGTGGAGCTTGGGTTGAGCGCGTCCAAGTCCCAGGCCCGCAAGGACCTGGCGGCCGGGGCAGTCACCGTGAACAACGTGAAGATCGCGGACGGCTACGCTTTTCCTGAAGGGGATTTCATTGGCGGAGAGCTGCTGCTGATGCGCAAGGGCAAGAAGAACTACGGCGTGGTGCGGCTGGGCTAG